A stretch of the Triplophysa dalaica isolate WHDGS20190420 chromosome 19, ASM1584641v1, whole genome shotgun sequence genome encodes the following:
- the si:dkey-175m17.7 gene encoding uncharacterized protein si:dkey-175m17.7, giving the protein MPPLPLDERIVVIQRPKSLALRVASPPATSQSSSHRPAAYNETQPHSPQPPPLRCHPGANFLSLECKRRQLSHGQRDRGVRGAPFEGSGHNVSHCHTNGTVTLGPRLHKHTHTIDIKLSLDKGARGGSYSDKGRSSSLTRSGNSKSNQTKKVSLYLDPVQGDRKCKGKSSELVENYQTHHQNQNRIQHSRHHQNQLTVSPGGILEFVPTQRQQTKPKPSRQRDLSLKSACYPSHTDKDVSSVGNKENSKLGPGHQLPHTHTHSLSRHHSSPPLPHAAILNPHYPAIPPSLPSRAPSSYQHISQPRPSRLRDHRPQILHTLPLSPTSSRGGFPSPDHTCTIDFSHPCGCWRLVRCRRGRGHSASCHGRSTSPSSSFSHVQGTSAANGGDGTMGLKTLGGCLSTASTTNTSSSNSTVSDCRPGRLRPLGCASCSGEAGGFESPAAFRKKLVGGCLPCTPLSSSAPLRALQSCVSGCNPKASQTGSSTCSYCSSDPIVVTYNPHRGNPPTMGRNIGAKTMGYQAEDDDYSVRTIWPEELAKKMTRSKTQPNYHNAGIGMGSGRACMGHNQNSGSSNNPVILDCRNLMEFTRTHLTDQAGRRRLQQGKMAVLDFIGSGSSGDQGRDSLKRLWNKGGDTCMGDGNGFNDEVLPQSPLLRSPSPDSPPSFSPPPSAPSTLIKPKPKQREREGGHTLPSAQSLHLVLNSLNREQDEENGRVHLSLPLSSSLPASLSEESVMTPDVENAVISPILPFLFLGNERDAQDLDLLLRLNIGFVVNVTAHLPLYHLDTGLVRYKRLPATDNSKQNLRQYFEEVFEFIEEAHQCGRGVLVHCQAGVSRSATIVIAYLMKHTLMTMTDAYKYVRGRRPVVSPNLNFMGQLLEFERDLNSGVTPRILTPKLSGLETQV; this is encoded by the exons ATGCCTCCACTTCCTCTTGACGAGCGCATAGTGGTTATTCAGCGGCCCAAAAGCTTGGCCTTGCGCGTGGCCTCTCCACCGGCCACCTCCCAGTCTTCCTCACACCGCCCAGCCGCATACAACGAGACCCAGCCGCACTCACCCCAACCCCCTCCACTCCGCTGCCATCCAGGTGCTAACTTCCTGTCTCTGGAATGCAAGCGCAGGCAGTTGTCCCATGGTCAGAGAGACAGAGGAGTTCGTGGTGCCCCCTTTGAGGGCAGCGGCCACAATGTCAGCCACTGTCACACCAACGGGACTGTAACTTTGGGTCCCAGACttcacaagcacacacataccATTGACATTAAATTGTCTTTGGACAAAGGTGCAAGAGGTGGTTCATATTCAGACAAGGGGCGCAGTAGTAGCCTCACCCGAAGTGGAAACAGTAAGagcaaccaaacaaaaaagGTATCACTTTACTTGGATCCTGTGCAAGGGGACAGAAAATGCAAAGGAAAATCTTCCGAGTTAGTGGAGAATTACCAGACCCATCATCAGAATCAAAACAGGATTCAGCACAGTAGACATCATCAGAACCAACTCACGGTTTCTCCTGGAGGGATCTTGGAATTTGTACCAACCCAAAGACAGCAGACCAAACCCAAACCATCAAGACAAAGGGACTTGTCATTGAAGTCTGCCTGCTACCCGTCCCATACTGACAAGGACGTATCATCTGTAGGAAACAAAGAAAACTCCAAACTGGGTCCCGGACATCAACTTCCCCACACCCACACCCACAGCCTATCCCGTCACCACAGTTCACCCCCGTTACCCCATGCTGCCATTCTAAACCCTCATTACCCTGCCATCCCACCTTCACTCCCGTCCCGGGCCCCATCCTCTTATCAGCACATCAGTCAGCCTCGTCCCTCACGCCTTAGAGATCATCGGCCCCAAATTCTCCACACTTTgcctctctctcccacttccTCCCGAGGAGGCTTTCCCAGTCCGGACCACACATGTACTATTGACTTCTCCCATCcttgtggttgttggaggcTGGTGCGTTGTAGAAGAGGGAGAGGTCACTCGGCCAGTTGCCACGGACGTAGCACGAGCCCATCGTCTTCATTTTCTCACGTGCAAGGTACGAGTGCTGCCAACGGCGGTGACGGAACCATGGGACTGAAGACTTTGGGAGGGTGTCTCTCTACCGCTTCCACCACTAACACCTCCTCTTCCAATAGCACTGTCTCGGACTGCCGCCCAGGGCGTCTCAGACCTTTGGGTTGTGCATCCTGCTCTGGAGAAGCAGGAGGGTTTGAGAGCCCTGCTGCTTTTCGTAAGAAGCTGGTTGGCGGTTGTCTACCCTGTACTCCCCTTTCTTCATCCGCACCTCTTCGGGCTCTTCAAAGTTGCGTCAGTGGCTGCAATCCCAAAGCAAGCCAAACTGGAAGCTCAACGTGCAGCTACTGCAGCAGTGACCCAATTGTAGTGACCTATAACCCGCACAGAGGGAATCCTCCCACTATGGGCCGTAACATCGGTGCAAAAACCATGGGATACCAGGCTGAGGATGATGATTACAGTGTACGCACAATCTGGCCCGAGGAGCTAGCAAAGAAGATGACCCGCTCAAAAACCCAACCCAACTACCACAATGCAGGGATTGGGATGGGCTCAGGGAGGGCCTGCATGGGCCACAACCAAAATAGCGGCAGCAGCAACAATCCTGTAATCCTTGATTGCCGGAACCTTATGGAGTTCACACGTACTCATCTGACCGATCAGGCAGGACGCCGGAGGCTCCAGCAAGGCAAGATGGCAGTTTTGGACTTTATTGGATCTGGGAGCAGCGGAGACCAGGGGAGGGATTCTCTAAAGAGGCTTTGGAACAAAGGAGGTGATACCTGCATGGGGGATGGCAATGGGTTTAATGATGAAGTGCTTCCACAGTCTCCGTTACTGCGCTCTCCCTCTCCGGATTCTCCTCCTTCTTTCTCACCTCCACCGTCTGCCCCCAGCACCCTGATTAAGCCTAAACCTAAACAGAGAGAAAGGGAGGGTGGACACACCTTGCCTTCTGCACAATCACTCCACTTGGTCCTCAACTCACTCAACAGAGAACAAGATGAAGAAAATGGACGAG TGcacctctccctccctctctcctcaTCGCTCCCAGCATCACTGTCCGAGGAAAGCGTGATGACCCCCGATGTGGAGAATGCTGTTATCAGTCCCATCCTGCCTTTCCTTTTCCTTGGGAATGAAAGAGATGCTCAAGATTTGGACCTTCTGCTTCGACTCAACATTGGTTTTGTGGTCAACGTCACAGCTCATCTTCCGCTGTACCATCTTGACACAGGCTTGGTGCGTTACAAAAGGCTCCCCGCTACTGACAACAGCAAGCAGAATCTGCGGCAGTATTTTGAGGAGGTTTTTGAGTTTATCG aGGAGGCTCACCAGTGTGGACGGGGTGTTCTTGTACACTGCCAAGCAGGTGTGTCCCGCTCTGCGACCATTGTCATTGCTTACCTGATGAAGCACACCCTCATGACCATGACCGACGCCTATAAGTACGTGCGAGGTCGGCGGCCAGTCGTCTCCCCCAACCTAAACTTCATGGGCCAGCTGCTAGAGTTTGAGAGAGACCTTAACTCTGGGGTAACACCTCGTATCCTCACCCCCAAACTGAGTGGCCTAGAAACCCAAGTTTGA
- the si:dkey-175m17.6 gene encoding N-acetyllactosaminide beta-1,3-N-acetylglucosaminyltransferase 2: MLFTFQSPILFQSMARSRCNGKVLCLFLLPCVMVSHLVVYIMVSIFVAVSYSPPPPPQLPLHFVATGASGNSGAQASHPVRPFWNLRLEDGALWNRLQHISDREHNPILRNNVTGPKTPQEKMVVCEQDEMWASQLHDFNTLPAQMKDFVLSMHCRYYPILLNQPNLCARDGTETETPILLMAIKSQVGNFENRQAIRETWGRSGWIQGDDGGRVWFVCTVFLLARQDTETGPHPDLSALLDLESRTHEDILQWDFKDTFFNLTLKDILFWDWVSKHCPHIHFIFKGDDDVFLRTRALLDYLNQHEATVQKTDRNETKDLDDFVVGDVIANAWPNRQPGTKYYIPDSFYKGTYPAYAGGGGVVYTGSLVMRLQEVSRRVSLFPIDDVYLGMCLHRLGLSPSHHPGFLTFDLPEDLREKPCAYHNVLLVHKRSPKEMLTLWKELQVQTQEC, translated from the coding sequence atgttattcaCCTTTCAATCTCCCATTCTTTTTCAGTCCATGGCCCGCTCCCGTTGCAATGGAAAGGTCTTATGCCTGTTTCTCTTGCCTTGTGTAATGGTAAGCCACCTGGTGGTTTACATCATGGTGTCCATATTTGTTGCTGTCTCCTACTCTCCTCCTCCGCCACCACAGTTGCCGCTACATTTCGTCGCCACTGGAGCCTCTGGCAACTCAGGAGCTCAGGCATCCCATCCAGTTCGGCCCTTCTGGAACCTCCGTCTGGAAGATGGGGCACTCTGGAACCGCCTCCAACACATTTCGGACAGAGAGCACAATCCCATATTGAGAAATAATGTCACGGGGCCCAAAACTCCCCAAGAGAAAATGGTTGTTTGTGAACAGGATGAGATGTGGGCATCTCAGCTGCATGACTTTAACACCCTACCTGCTCAAATGAAGGATTTTGTCCTATCTATGCACTGCAGGTATTATCCTATCCTACTGAACCAACCCAACCTGTGTGCCAGGGATGGCACTGAAACTGAGACTCCCATTCTCCTCATGGCGATAAAATCTCAAGTTGGAAACTTTGAAAACAGACAGGCCATCAGAGAAACGTGGGGGAGGAGCGGTTGGATCCAAGGGGACGATGGAGGACGAGTCTGGTTCGTGTGCACCGTCTTCTTGCTCGCCAGGCAGGACACTGAGACTGGGCCTCATCCGGACCTGAGTGCCCTGCTGGATTTAGAGAGCAGAACTCACGAGGACATCCTCCAGTGGGAttttaaagacacttttttcaATCTGACCCTGAAGGATATTCTCTTCTGGGACTGGGTTTCAAAGCACTGTCCGCAcatccattttattttcaaaggaGATGATGATGTCTTTCTCAGGACTAGAGCTCTCCTGGACTACCTAAACCAACATGAAGCTACGGTACAAAAGACAGATCGAAACGAGACAAAAGATCTTGATGATTTCGTTGTGGGGGATGTTATTGCCAATGCTTGGCCCAATCGGCAGCCTGGTACTAAATATTACATACCTGACAGCTTTTATAAGGGAACTTACCCAGCATACGCAGGAGGTGGGGGTGTGGTTTACACTGGCTCTTTGGTCATGCGTTTGCAGGAAGTCTCTCGGCGGGTGAGCTTGTTTCCCATTGACGATGTTTATTTAGGAATGTGCCTTCACAGACTCGGATTGTCCCCCAGTCATCATCCTGGTTTCCTCACCTTTGACCTTCCGGAGGACCTGCGAGAGAAGCCATGTGCATATCATAATGTTCTCCTGGTTCATAAACGTTCCCCTAAGGAAATGCTAACGCTGTGGAAGGAGCTGCAAGTTCAAACCCAAGAGTGCTAA